The Zingiber officinale cultivar Zhangliang chromosome 9A, Zo_v1.1, whole genome shotgun sequence genome window below encodes:
- the LOC122019504 gene encoding uncharacterized protein LOC122019504: MDQPLLVSSSPAPPSPPSDDSPGFLVRLLLLVAVAAFSLWANYEASKGFQVTVLNAASSFSSSSSSSSSSARRFDLLFVANGRAARLVHRAADSVQRALYPDASFPRKPVERVTLSMAPAVAADHGDCVREATVAVRRGRREGEFAVELRPRVMEAADVAEAVAGAVRRGVARVWLWDGQGRAPERVLAALEDYLATSSADALRGALASQSRNHSAATALPQEDFVCAARLNRAMKDGWDDRMLIEACASIAA, translated from the coding sequence ATGGACCAGCCTCTACTCGTCTCTTCTTCCCCGGCGCCGCCATCGCCGCCGTCCGACGACTCTCCCGGCTTCCTCGTTCGTCTCCTTCTCCTGGTGGCCGTCGCCGCCTTCTCCCTCTGGGCCAACTACGAAGCCTCCAAGGGCTTCCAGGTCACTGTCCTCAACGCCGCCTCctctttctcctcctcctcctcctcttcctcctcttctgctCGACGCTTTGACCTGCTCTTCGTCGCCAACGGCCGCGCCGCCCGGCTCGTGCACCGCGCAGCCGACTCCGTGCAGCGCGCCCTCTACCCGGACGCCTCCTTCCCGCGGAAGCCGGTGGAGCGGGTGACGCTCTCCATGGCGCCGGCGGTCGCGGCCGACCACGGCGACTGCGTCCGCGAAGCGACCGTCGCCGTCAGGCGCGGCCGCCGCGAGGGGGAGTTCGCGGTCGAGTTGAGGCCCCGCGTCATGGAGGCGGCGGACGTGGCGGAGGCGGTGGCCGGCGCGGTGCGGCGGGGCGTGGCGCGGGTGTGGCTCTGGGACGGGCAAGGCCGGGCGCCGGAGCGGGTGCTCGCCGCCCTCGAGGACTACCTGGCCACGTCATCAGCAGACGCGCTACGCGGCGCGTTGGCCAGCCAATCAAGGAATCACAGCGCCGCTACGGCGCTACCGCAGGAAGATTTCGTATGCGCGGCTCGTCTGAACAGGGCCATGAAGGACGGTTGGGACGACCGCATGCTAATCGAAGCATGCGCCTCGATCGCTGCATGA
- the LOC122019505 gene encoding uncharacterized protein LOC122019505: MEQPLLVSSSPAPPSPASDDSPGFLIRLLLLVAVAAFSLWANYEASKSFQVTVLNNNAAAASVSSSPPTRRFDLLFVANGRAARLVHRAADSVQRALYPDASFPRKPVERVTLSMEPVVAADHGDCVREETVAVRRGRREGEFAVELRPRVMAAADVAEAVGGAVRRGVARVWLWDGQGRAPKRVLAALEDYLATSSADALRGASLASQSRNHSAATVLPQEDFVCVARLNRAMKDGWDDRMLTEACASIAA, encoded by the coding sequence ATGGAGCAACCTCTGCTCGTCTCTTCTTCCCCGGCGCCGCCATCGCCGGCGTCCGACGACTCCCCCGGCTTCCTGATTCGTCTCCTTCTCCTGGTGGCCGTCGCAGCCTTCTCCCTCTGGGCCAACTACGAAGCCTCCAAGAGCTTCCAGGTCACTGTCCTCAACAACAACGCCGCCGCCGCCTCTGTCTCCTCTTCCCCTCCTACTCGACGCTTTGACCTGCTCTTCGTCGCCAACGGTCGCGCCGCCCGGCTCGTGCACCGCGCCGCCGACTCCGTGCAGCGCGCGCTCTACCCGGACGCCTCCTTCCCGCGGAAGCCGGTGGAACGGGTGACGCTCTCCATGGAGCCGGTGGTCGCGGCCGACCACGGCGACTGCGTCCGCGAAGAGACCGTCGCCGTCAGGCGCGGCCGCCGCGAGGGGGAGTTCGCGGTGGAGTTGAGGCCCCGCGTCATGGCGGCGGCGGACGTGGCTGAGGCGGTGGGCGGCGCGGTGCGGCGGGGCGTGGCGCGGGTGTGGCTCTGGGACGGCCAAGGCCGGGCGCCGAAGCGGGTGCTCGCCGCCCTCGAGGACTACCTGGCCACGTCATCAGCAGACGCGCTACGGGGGGCGTCGTTGGCCAGCCAATCAAGGAATCACAGCGCTGCTACGGTACTACCGCAGGAAGATTTCGTATGCGTGGCTCGTCTGAACAGAGCCATGAAGGACGGTTGGGACGACCGCATGCTAACGGAAGCATGCGCCTCGATCGCTGCATGA